gtgaattgtaacatcccgagttgtgatatgtgaaaaaaggcttaagagaattgatttggctacctatgtcaccaaagttgacttaccttttctgGAGCACATCCtaaaagaactccagagttaagcgtgcttgagttggagtagtggaaggatgggtgacctatcgggaagtgattcgcgatagcatgcgagtgaggccaaagcatgggaaaaaagtcgggtggtgattgcagggtcagtaaacaatgatttcgagctcTTGAAAAATTAACTGACCGACCGTCAGAcgggatggggcccacgggccgagagagcgggcgtgggtggcccattagccgtggacgGGTCGGGGCGTTACAAAATCTTCACAGAATCTTTGACAGATCTTCATGCTAGCTACAAACCTACAATCTTAAATCAGAAGAAACCTTCACGAGGGCTTTGGAGGTCATTTTGTATGTTCTGACACCACAATAACATCTAATTTTTCACTGTTTTTAGCATTTTCCTAGTATCAATATCTTTTATTGGTTTTCCGCAAATTATCCCTAAAATTTAACCGAATGATttcattataaaattttgtttcttgGCTCAGTTTAGGtctgttttttttggttcacCCCTATACTCACTTATGGTTTTAATATAATTGTGGCAATAACAACGGAAAATATGACTATATGAACTACTGTTCAGAGCAAACATGATGAAAAACCAATCTGTCAGAATCACGAGAAGTGGTTATTAGGGGGCGAAAAGTAATTGACATACAATGTAtactatatttagattttttaaaaagtgtacCAAAAAAGCAAAATTCACTTCCAACTATTAATATTCCATGCCGCCTTTTACGCTCCACGTCTCATTTCTGGAGTGAAAATAGGGTCCAAAAATGGTGAAAGAAGAGGTTGAGAGGGTGACAAACAACAGGAAAGATAATCATAGACAttatagaagaagaaaacgaatcaCGGAGAGATGACGGTCATTAATATTATCTTCAGAGTCGAAGAAATTTGCAAGAAGTACGACAAGTACGACGTCGACAAGCAGCGCGAGCTCGGCGCGTCCGGCGACGATGCCTTCTCCCGCCTCTTCAACTCCATTGATACCGATATTGAATCGGTTGTACATGTTcgtctctctccttctctcttttGAAACcctattatagattttttttttttgataagtccTAGAATAGATTCTTGCTAGTAACGTAACGTTATtgagttttatattttgtaacgtAATATGTAGAAAGCGGAGTTGGCATCAACAGAGACCAATAGAGCTGCAGCTGTGGCCTTGAATGCTGAGGTTCGAAGGACGAAAGCGCGTTTAGCTGAAGATGTTGTTAAACTGCAGAAACTGGCCGttaaaaaggttaaaaattaattacatattaccgttttaattcatttttaaccGTTTTAATtgtttcgaaaagaaaaaaaatatatatatatatatatatattaccgtTTTAATTCACTGAATGAGTGAAGCCGGATGAATATCAATTGGTTGTGTTCAAACTTTGGAgtgcatacatatatatatacaggtGAAAGGGCTTACAAAAGAGGAACGAGAGTCCCGATGTGATCTAGTTATCGCGCTAGCCGATAGGATTCAAGTGATACCTGACGGACATGAAAGACAAGCTAATAGTGAATGGGGAGGTGCTTCTGCCCCCAACAAGAACATCAAGTTTGATATATCTGGTACTTCGGCTTTCCTGTTTTCTCCTTAACTCAAGATACtgtaaatactaaaatataaataagattTGCTTTTCTATTTCTTCTTGTTAACCATCAGAGGAAGACATGGATGATGGGTTCTTCCAGCAAACTGAAGAATCCAGCCAGTTTCGACAAGAATATGAAATGAGAAGAAAGAAGCAGGCATCTAAAATACATCgatctaacttttttttattttgacaatgAGGTTACAGATTTAACGTATGATTTTTCTTCAGGACGAGGGCCTTGATGTTATATCAGAAGGTTTGGACGCACTGAAGAACTTAGCACGTGACATGAACGAGGTTTGTTGTTTCCTCATCTGTCCaaataatatagtttttttttatccggtggatatttacatttatttttgtttcaggaacttGACAAGCAAGTCCCATTGATGGATGAAATGGAAACAAAGGTGAGATTCGTTTTCCTATATATCATCATTTTTCGACCCTCATTAGTCAGTTGAAGAAAATGCTAGCATGACATGTAATTTATGCATGGTTGTCTTAGGTTGATGGAGCAACTTCGGATTTGAAGAACACCAATGTTCGGCTCAAGCAACAGCTTGTAAaggtaaacaaaagaaaaccaaccaataatttgtttaattagTAAATCAACGTATTGTCATTGATCATAAGAAACCATTTGCTAAAATTGGTTGGGAATTTCAGATGAGATCGAGCCGCAACTTCTGCATCGACATTATTCTTCTCTGTGTGGTCCTTGGAATCATCTCTTACATCTATAAGTAAGCCAATGTTTCAATTCCACTCTCTACCTTTTCTTCACCTCCAAAATTGTTTCTCTAACAAGTGGATCATTTACGTTGTTCATCGCAGTGCTCTGAACTAAAGTTGGTGACGGCATCTACCGACATTCTCATTGCCATTGTGAAGCCTCTGGTAACTTCTTAACCAAAGTAATAATAGTCATTTCTTGGAGAGCAAGCAAACAAGATTTTTTCACAAGCTTTTACCATATGTATACAGTTTTAAGGAATTATTCTtggcaaaaaataaataaatatatatttacacaaGTTCGCTGTTGTAATTGTGCTTGTTTTGTTGGGCGATTTATTTTTGTTGAATCAGAATGTTTTAGCTTTTCCAAGTGTCATGAATttgtaagagcatctccaactcattGTTATTTACACCATTATAATAGCATTTAAATGTGAAATTGCTtcaacccacctctatttcttcatctataatagagatctctattttttcctctatttatagaggaataAATAACATTACTCTATTCTTTATTCTATATTTAGAGAttgttattttaggaaaatacATTGGAGTATATATATCtcacctctattatagagttcctctatttagAGGTGAAAATGACAAATTACATTGAAGATGGTCTAAGAGAATGGAAGTATACATTTGTGGACATTGCATAgtggaaaagttttttttttatagttgaaAAGTTATGACTGGAAAATGATTTTACCTACTTATAGCTTttttgtttgaccaaaaaatttagaatttacTAAAACCTAATGATCTGGAAACCTTATGAAacatttcttaatttaaatatataagttttggAGAAACACAACtaattttttataggaaaaaaaactaaattaagtaaaagcacaaaaataaaagagagataaagtaaaaatttgaaatctaaataaaaatgaattactGTTTTAAaggaataattcaaaaaaaaattcctaatttcaaaacaccaaaattttCGATAATTATGTAGTCTCTAttccttttctaaaaattaatatgtaaGTTTTCCAAGTTAATGAAAAGACACTGAATAGTCTAGTCTTTGCAGAGATGTCAAAGTAGTAGAGATGTCACAGTAGTAGTCCAGTTCGGAGATATAGAAATGCCCATAAGATTTACCATTAGAGTAGTCCATATGGTAAATGTGATAGGAAGAGCGAAAAAGGTggaaaagttttttattttatagttgaAAAGTTATGACTGGAAAATGATTTTACctacttatatattttttgtttgaccaaaaattttagaatttacTAAAACCTAATGATCTGGAAATCTTATGAAacatttcttaatttaaatatataagttttggAGAAACACAACtaattttttataggaaaaaaactaaattaagtaaaatcacaaaaataaaagagagataaagtaaaaatttgaaatcaaaataaaaattaattactgTTTTAAaggaataattcaaaaaaaaaattcttaatttcaaaacaccaaaatttcCGATAATTATGTAGTCTCTattcattttctaaaaattaatatgtaaGTTTTCCAAGTTAATGAAAAGACACTGAATAGTCCAGTCCTTGCAGAGATGTCACAATAGTAGAGATGTCACAGTAGTAGTCCAGTTCGGAGATATAGAAATGCCCATAAGATTTACCATTAGAATAGTCCATATGGTAAATGTGATAGGAAAAGCGAAAAAGGTggaaaagttttttattttatagttgaAAAGTTTTGACTGGAAAATTATTTTACCTActtatagtttttttgtttgaccaaaaattttagaatttacTAAAACCTAATGATCTGGCAATCTTATGAAacatttcttaatttaaatatataagttttggAGAAACACAACtaattttttataggaaaaaaaactaaattaagtaaaatcacaaaaataaaagagagataaagtaaaaatttgaaatcaaaataaaattaattactgTTTCAAaggaataattcaaaaaaaaattcctaatttcaaaacaccaaaattttCGATAGTTATGTAGTCTCTAttccttttctaaaaattaatatgtaaGTTTTCCAAGTTAATGAAAAGACACTGAATAGTCCAGTCCTTGCAGAGATGTCACAGTAGTAGTCCAGTTCGGAGATATAGAAATGCCCATAAGATTTACCGTTAGAGTAGTTCATATGGTAAATGTGATAGGAAAAGCGAAAAAGGTGGAAAAGTTGTCTTTTTTATAGTTGAAAAGTTATGACTGGAAAATAATTTTACCTACTTATAGCTTttttgtttgaccaaaaaatttagaatttacTAAAACCTAATGATCTGGAAATCTTATGAAacatttcttaatttaaatatataagttttggAGAAAcacaactatttttttataggaaaaaaaactaaattaagtaAAATCACAGAAATAAAAGAGTGATAaagtaaaaatttgaaataaaaataaaaatgaattactgctttaaaggaaaaaattaaaaaagtattCCTAatttcaaaacaccaaaatttcCTATAATTATGTAGTCTCTAttccttttctaaaaattaatatgtaaGTTTTCCAAGTTAATGAAAAGACACTGAATAGTCCAGTCCTTGCAGAGATGTCACAGTAGTGGAGATGTCACAGTAGTAGTCGAGTTCGGAGATATAGAATGCCCATAAGATTTACCGTTAGAGTAGTCCATATGGTAAATGTGATAGGAAAAGCGAAAAAGGTggaaaatttttttattttatagttgaAAAGTTATGACTGGAAAATGATTTTACctacttatatattttttgtttgaccaaaaattttagaatttacTAAAACCTAATGATCTGGAAATCTTATGAAacatttcttaatttaaatatataagttttggAGAAACACAACtaattttttataggaaaaaaactaaattaagtaaaatcacaaaaataaaagagagataaagtaaaaatttgaaatcaaaataaaaattaattactgTTTTAAaggaataattcaaaaaaaaattcctaatttcaaaacaccaaaatttcCGATAATTATGTAGTCTCTAttccttttctaaaaattaatatgtaaGTTTTCCAAGTTAATGAAAAGACACTGAATAGTCCAGTCCTTGCAGAGATGTCACAGTAGTAGAGATGTCACAGTAGTAGTCCAGTTCGGAGATACATAAATGCCCATAAGATTAACCGTTAGAGTAGTCCATATGGTAAATGTGATAGGAAAAGCGAAAAAggtggtctctctctctctctctctctctctctctctctctctctctctctctctctctctctctctctctctctctctctctctctctctctctctccagaacATACAAACTTGTGTAATCCCCCAATTCTGCATACGAACACATTTGGACAGTCTATCCTTGAATGCCAACCACACAATGAAAGCATGACGTGGAACTTCTTGTGCATGCTAAATGATTTGATGCCATGAGACCTCATGACCTCTGATTCTAATCTGATCCCACGTTCTCGCAGTTGAAAAGTGGTCCTTGTAATCCTCCTCATTTTGTCGCCATCATATAAACTTTCCATAGTTGCATTCGGTTTCTAAGCACTCTCAACTGAGTATACACCGCACCAAAAACTCTCAGACCTCGACTCCTCATCGCCCGAACCCCATTTGTACACGCTTCAGCAACTCGAGCTTGGCGAGGAATCCCAAGGTATCTCAAACAAGAATCTCATGTATAGCTTCAATAATACTTCCAGTACCTAACCAATCATCAAACCAAAAGAAGGCCGACTCGCCACTTCTAACTTCACATCACATAAACCTCGAGGCCTCTGGTCGGAGTTTAAGCAATTTACGCCAAAGCTAAGAACCCTTATTTGAGTCTTTTGTATTCCAAAATGATCCTCCACCCAAAAGTTCAGCTGCAACCCAAGAAACCCATAGATATCCTGACAAAGTGAACAACTGCCAGATAAGACCCAAAGCAAAACCTTTGATGTTTCTCTAAGCTTTCGAATCCCTAACCGGCCTTCACACTTAGCTAAACAGAGATCATTCCAGGAGATCTTTGCCTTATGATGAACATTCGGCAAGCCAGACCACAAAAAAGCATTACAAAGACTTTCAATTTCATCCAAACAATCCATTGGCAACATAAAAGCTAATGACACAAGAGATGAccgacataattaaaatatattaaataaacttttcttaaaatttctaaGCTGGTTTGGTTATTTCAAGTTATGATCACATTGCAATCCAGGAGTTTCAGAAGTTCAGAAGTGTGATATGATGGATTTAGCTAGTGTTGGACCTTCCTTCACCTGGAAAAACTGTCAAGATGACAATCTGATAAGTAAAAAGATTGACCGGGTTATGgttaatatatgttggataaatGCTTCTCCACACTCGTATACAACGTTTGAATCTGGTGGTGTATCGGACCACATGCTTATGCACACACAGCTTCGAGAAGTCCCTCATGGTAATATAAAGTCTTTTAAGTTTTTCAACCATGTTGCCTCACATCTTCGGTTCCTGGAAGTTGTGTCTCGGGTTTGGAATGACATTGAACCTCTGTTTCATTCACGATCAGCACTTAGAAGATTCCATGAGAAGTTGAAGTCCCTCAAATCTGAAATGAGAAGTCATAATGGTGATATGTTTGGTGACTTTCCAGGGCGTGATAAAGCAGCTTATGAGGACATGTGTACAAATCAAACCAAAGCAATGCAGAATCCGCAGACTTTTTCTTTTGAAGCTGCTTCAAATGCCTGAGAACATTGGCAATATATCTCTGGGGTTGAGGAGCAGTTTTACTACCACAATTCAAGGGTCCAGTGGTTGGGACTTGGAAACAGAAACTCGAGGTTCTTTCACTGGGTCACTTAAAGCATGAATGTGAGTAATACTATTTGGAGAGTTGTTATGTCAGATGGCAGGATCCTCACCTCTCTCACTGACATCAAGCGAGAGGCAGCTACTCATTTTGAGACTTTCCCGAATGGATCTCAACATAGTGTCCCACATATTTCTCAGGAGGTGCTTTCTGAGCTTATTGACCACCAATGCTCCAGCGAAGATGCAGTTTATGAGGCCCGTGCAGGCTGCTGAGATCAAGGAGGTTATTTTCTCTTTGCCATGTAATAAAGCACCGGGACCTTATGGATTCACTATGGTTTTTTACAAGGATGCTTGGTCGatgattgagaagaactttgttACACTGTGCAGTCCTTATTTATATATGGATTTATGCCTCTAAGTATATATGTCATAATAAGTAATGTCCTATGTAAACTACTCAGTAAGACAGATATTAATGGGCTTATTGGATATCATCCTCAATGTAAGGAGGTAAGTCCCTCTCACCCGAGCTTTGCCTATGACATCGTTATCTTCACTAATGTGACTCCAGTGTCACTACATAATACTTTGATTTGTGTTTGAGGAATCTGTATACATGTCAGGCCTCAGAATCAATATTGTAAAATCTATGGTCTTTTCTGGGGGGAGAGGGAAAGATTTACTTGAAAATAAAGCAGCAGTAGCTGGCCTGTCCATTTCTGTACTGTCCATTAAATATCTTGGTTTGCCTCTTACTTCGAAGATAATGTCGATGAGTGACTATGAGCCTTTGGTTTCAAAAACTAGGAACCGTTTTTTCTCTTGTTTGAGTAAGGCTCTCTCCTATGCAGGACGCTTACTACTCATAAAGTCAGTCATTGCAAGTATAATAAATTTCTATTGTCCCGTGTTTTGCATTCCACAATCATGTATTGATGAGATTGAGAACATGTGCTCTGCGTTCTTATGGAATCCGAATGACGCTTCCAAGGCTAATTTTGTGTGAGAGAATGTGTGCAGTGTTACCCGTTTCTGGAAGGTGGGCTAGGCATTCGGCGTGTGAAAGAGGTGAGTACAATGTTTATGTTGAAGCTCATTTGCCGCCTTGTTTTCTTACTCTACATCTCTGTGAGGTGAGTGGGCGCGACAATATTTATTTCGGGGTGAGACTTTTTGGGATGCAAAGGATACATAACACGGCTCTTAGGTTTGGAAAAAGTTACTAAGGCTTATACTATTAGCTAAGTAGTCTATAAGGATGATATCAGAGACAGTTGTACCGTGAGATTCTACATGGATGTGTGGCACCCAAAAGGCAAATTGATTGAGCTCACTGGTGAAATTAGAATGCAGAAACTCGGTATAGGGAGAGATGCAAGGGTGTGTGATGTCTTAATTGATGGTGAGTGGAGGTTTCGCAACTATCATGACCAACAAATCAAAGGTGTGATTCATGATATTGTTCGGTTCCCCCTTTCTCTGGCTGTGGCTGAAGCTGACGGGTTGTCTTAGACGTGTGGAGAAGAGGAATATTGTGACAGGTTTGTGGCAGCTCAAACATGGCATCAGATCTGAGAGCATAAGGACGAGGTTCAATGGCATAAGTTAGTCTGGTTTTCTCTGATCTTACCTCGTTATGCTTTCATTACGTGGCTGGCGGTAAGAGACAGACTTGCAAAAGGTCATCGTACTCGACAATGGGGTCAGACGCACTGTGGTGAACTGGATTAGACGCGAGATTACCTTTTCCTTGCTTGTCCTTTTACCTTCACGCTTTGGCTACGAGTGGTGGGCAATCTATGTGGCATTGACCCCGATCCGGACATGGACACAACTCTCATGCGCTTGATGACTGGAACTTTTGACACACTTACATTAATTTTTCTGAGACTGGTCTTACAGATCACTATTTATTCTATATGGCGGGAACGCAATGATCAGAGACAAAATGGTAGAGAAAAGTCAGTAGATCAGCTTGCTTGGGTGATTGATAAGACGGTGAAGAACAAAATCACATATTTAAAGTATAATTTGAAGCCAAAACCCCAAGGTCTGATGCGTAGATGGTTTAGCGTCCACTGATGGTTTAAGTTTCTTTCCAGTTTCTTTTTAGCAGCATCTCTATACGAACACATTGACATTCTttgtacatataatttttttacaactTGATCAATAAagttaacatttcataaaaatgATGATTTATACGTGAAAATTGTATtgattgaatataattttaacattaaagAATAAAACTAGGAAAATGATatgtacaatatatatatatatatatatacatatatatatacatacatatatgtatatatataacatttcatttgcttttgaagaaaatagtggataaatatttataagattatTTAGGaaggtatatatttataaattgttatcgtagtatattaaaaataaaaatacaataaaaactaaattaaatattattctatTAGAttataacagaaaaaaaaatgatatgtaATAGCTGATTCATCATAAACTAGAAAAATGGcacctaaataaaaaaaaagctatatATATTGGAGTTGTTAGTGGGAGTTATATTTATGATGATTGTAATAATTTAAAGAGTTTAATGttatttgtttatagattttcgTATTCACactaaaatctagtgttattggtatGGTGATTTTATaattctatataaaatattttgttattcaaaaaatataaattttaatgatttttatatctattaaaGTTAGTGTTATTGAAAATTTTACTCTTGACCATTTAActtgtaaaattttttttgaaaatactaCATATATCCATTAGATTCTTAAAATCATTATActgatttattttcttgaatttATACAATATACAAATTTTCTCTAACTCTTTCTAAATTTAACAAATCTATCAACGtttaaaatcaacaaattcTATATAAATCTTACTCTCACTAACACCCTATTATATGCAGTTTAACAACatttatcattattaattttggtttatgttaatattttcAAGTAAATTGTTTATATACGCACTACATTTTTGAAGTTGAAATAGACCATTAATTAAGTGGACACTGGTTTATATAGATGAATTCACTGGATAAAGTgcgattaaaaaaaatatccaaacagCTTTTACATAGAATCAGATATGCCCTGcgatattctttttaaaataaaatcaagcGAAGAATTTTGGATCAAACCGAAAaaaatgtcttcctcccaagcgGGAATCAAACCAACTAGGAGGCATAAAAACTAGGCCTGGGACGGATTGGGTATCCggacaattttaaggtatccggatccggtggaccataattttattatctttatccggatccggagtTCTCAGATATCCCGATATCAGATATCCttgtaaaaattgtaatatccggcggatatccaaatccagatttggatctttaatataaataaaaaataatattaatatatgtaaaatattaaaaataatttaaaaataaaaaataaataaaatgtttttaattatctctatgtataatattacaaaatttacataaaatttgtatatactattataaaaaatgaaaatattataaaataaaattaatttttatatatagatattactatttttgaaataattattaataaaatttttggatggatccggatatccggattaaaaaattatgatatcaggatctaacattttattatacagATCCGGATTGGACCCCTCCGGATTTTTGGATCGGATCCgaatcgaatctcggatcgaatccggatctcagATAAAAGTCTTAGGCCTAATAAAAACATTCAATATTAGAGGATCCAAGAATTTGCCATCTCATgttaaatcccctatatatcccctatatattgaaagaaaatatttaaaaagttataatctgtagtttgtattatttaaaaaaatatcatgctgagttgtcacgtaattAGAATGCTAATTTTGATTACATGACGGtttgagaatcaattgagaattttgttagtctaaaattaaattactagggaatgttatattatatattatattcattatggaccattcatttatcaaattgaattctttccttaaataaaatctacGGAATTACATAatgtgattaatatatatatgacaattaatgattttaaatactaaagatttgctaacaatctgtatactttctatcaattttttttaaattatttattattaaaataaattacataattacattaatcatatattaaaaatttagatttttttgtatatgttgtattttgaatttttcaaaacgagtatagattactaaaactgttaaaagtctcacataaacttttacgatcaaggtttaaatttttttctataataagatacaatgattttaaaatcatatgaataaataattttattttaataggtattatgttaatatatatatatatatatttcatatagtttaaattaaactatatacctcATATGAATACacatacttatattattttgatatctccgttgaacatatattgaaaagttaatattttggttttgaaatcttcattgttttctaaaataattataaattattaaaaccactaaacatttcacattaaaaaaaatcgttggtgtaaaattgtgttacacaaatatgcaaataatcataaaatcatatgagtacaaccctcatttaataaatatccatattaaaagtatactatatatctatgttaatatcatttaaatttaattatatataatatacgatagataagattgattgttttgatttatttaccctaaaatgattgcgaataaacaagagcggtcgtttgatttatatgcgcacgccaatttattatataatggtaactgatttcttagttatttaatatataatcattattttattatttcataatatgcagaaaaacataaaataagtaataaatataaaatatttattctgttCAAGGCACAGATTTTAACCTAAGTATATATCTCTTTAATacttttaaatcttaaacattttctaaatatcaagccaaaacaaaataacaaaatgagaataaactcaaaaatcaatatttatatcgagcaataaccaaaatgaaaaaagcgacacaaaaatgagaaaaatattgaagatatttaggattggcacgtgaacgtaaacttctcataaccataattaatttttaaattgctaaatcatgatgtAAAACCAAGCTCTCAtattttcattgtaacc
This genomic interval from Brassica napus cultivar Da-Ae chromosome A6, Da-Ae, whole genome shotgun sequence contains the following:
- the LOC106350164 gene encoding syntaxin-72 produces the protein MTVINIIFRVEEICKKYDKYDVDKQRELGASGDDAFSRLFNSIDTDIESVVHKAELASTETNRAAAVALNAEVRRTKARLAEDVVKLQKLAVKKVKGLTKEERESRCDLVIALADRIQVIPDGHERQANSEWGGASAPNKNIKFDISEEDMDDGFFQQTEESSQFRQEYEMRRKKQDEGLDVISEGLDALKNLARDMNEELDKQVPLMDEMETKVDGATSDLKNTNVRLKQQLVKMRSSRNFCIDIILLCVVLGIISYIYNALN